One stretch of Actinacidiphila sp. DG2A-62 DNA includes these proteins:
- a CDS encoding aldo/keto reductase: MEQRVLGRTGRSVSVIGLGTWQLGGDWGDVREEDATAVLDAAVESGVTFFDTADVYGDGRSEQVIGRYLKARPDAEVFVATKMGRRADQLPENYVLDNFRAWNDRSRANLGVDTLDLVQLHCPPTAVYSSDEVFDALDTLVAEKRVAHYAVSVETCEEALTAIARPGVASVQIILNPFRLKPLERVLPAAAAAGVGIIARVPLASGLLSGKYTRETVFAADDHRTYNRHGEAFDQGETFSGVDYETGLEAAAEFAALAPEGATPAQTALRWIVQQPGVTSVIPGARNVGQARANAEAAALPPLPDATLAAVRELYDRRIRPQVHDRW, translated from the coding sequence ATGGAGCAGCGAGTTTTGGGACGGACCGGGCGGTCCGTATCGGTGATCGGGTTGGGCACGTGGCAGCTGGGCGGTGACTGGGGGGACGTCCGCGAGGAGGACGCGACCGCCGTGCTCGACGCCGCCGTGGAGTCCGGCGTGACGTTCTTCGACACCGCGGACGTCTACGGCGACGGCCGCAGCGAGCAGGTCATCGGGCGCTACCTCAAGGCCCGTCCGGACGCGGAGGTGTTCGTCGCGACGAAGATGGGCCGTCGCGCCGACCAGCTCCCGGAGAACTACGTCCTGGACAACTTCCGTGCGTGGAACGACCGTTCGCGCGCGAACCTCGGCGTCGACACCCTCGACCTGGTCCAGCTGCACTGCCCGCCCACCGCGGTGTACTCCTCCGACGAGGTCTTCGACGCGCTGGACACGCTCGTCGCGGAGAAGCGCGTCGCCCACTACGCGGTGAGCGTGGAGACGTGCGAGGAGGCGCTGACGGCGATCGCCCGTCCGGGCGTGGCGAGCGTGCAGATCATCCTCAACCCGTTCCGGCTCAAGCCGCTGGAGCGGGTGCTCCCCGCGGCCGCGGCGGCCGGCGTCGGGATCATCGCCCGGGTGCCGCTCGCCTCGGGTCTGCTGAGCGGCAAGTACACCCGCGAGACGGTCTTCGCCGCCGACGACCACCGCACGTACAACCGGCACGGCGAGGCGTTCGACCAGGGCGAGACGTTCTCCGGTGTCGACTACGAGACGGGGCTGGAGGCCGCCGCGGAGTTCGCCGCCCTCGCGCCCGAGGGCGCCACGCCCGCGCAGACGGCGCTGCGCTGGATCGTCCAGCAGCCCGGCGTCACCTCGGTGATCCCCGGCGCCCGCAACGTCGGCCAGGCCCGCGCCAACGCCGAGGCCGCCGCGCTGCCGCCGCTGCCGGACGCGACGCTCGCCGCGGTCCGCGAGCTGTACGACCGCCGCATCCGGCCGCAGGTGCACGACCGCTGGTGA
- a CDS encoding NAD-dependent epimerase/dehydratase family protein, with protein MRVLVTGGAGFIGSHIVAALAAGGHEPVVLDALLPSAHPGAGPGPHPEPPPGTLPPAAAGARWFHADVRDGEALAVALRGVDAVCHQAAMVGLGKDLADAPGYVACNDLGTATLLAAMAAAGVRDLVLAGSMVVYGEGRYDCAAHGRVAPGPRNPADLAAGRFEPRCPRCGGELAPGLVAEDAPADPRNVYAATKLAQEHLASSWARATAGRAVALRYHNVYGPGMPRDTPYAGVASFFRSALARGEAPRVFEDGGQRRDFVHVRDVAAANVLALEAVPDRAPGSFRAYNTGSGAPHTIADAATALATAYGGSAPLITGEYRLGDVRHITASSARLRAELGWRPAVDFTDGMTEFARAPQRPPAARGSAAPTEPTGGATAARASGAATAATAARAARSVITSAGRPA; from the coding sequence ATGCGCGTACTCGTCACAGGAGGCGCCGGGTTCATCGGCTCCCACATCGTCGCCGCGCTCGCGGCCGGCGGTCACGAGCCGGTGGTGCTCGACGCACTGCTGCCCTCCGCCCACCCCGGCGCCGGCCCGGGCCCGCACCCCGAGCCGCCGCCCGGGACACTCCCGCCGGCGGCCGCGGGCGCGCGGTGGTTCCACGCCGACGTGCGGGACGGCGAGGCCCTCGCGGTCGCGCTGCGCGGCGTCGACGCGGTGTGCCACCAGGCCGCGATGGTCGGCCTCGGCAAGGACCTCGCGGACGCCCCCGGGTACGTGGCCTGCAACGATCTCGGCACCGCGACGCTGCTGGCCGCGATGGCGGCGGCGGGGGTACGGGACCTGGTGCTCGCCGGCTCGATGGTCGTCTACGGCGAGGGCCGCTACGACTGCGCGGCGCACGGCCGGGTGGCGCCGGGGCCGCGCAACCCGGCGGACCTGGCGGCCGGCCGGTTCGAGCCGCGATGTCCGCGCTGCGGCGGCGAGTTGGCGCCCGGACTGGTCGCCGAGGACGCGCCGGCGGACCCGCGCAACGTCTACGCGGCGACCAAGCTCGCCCAGGAGCACCTGGCGTCGTCCTGGGCGCGTGCGACCGCGGGCCGCGCGGTCGCCCTGCGCTACCACAACGTCTACGGGCCGGGCATGCCGCGCGACACCCCGTACGCGGGCGTCGCCTCCTTCTTCCGCTCCGCGCTGGCCCGCGGCGAGGCGCCCCGCGTGTTCGAGGACGGCGGCCAGCGGCGGGACTTCGTGCACGTACGCGATGTCGCCGCGGCCAACGTGCTCGCGCTCGAAGCGGTGCCGGACCGCGCGCCCGGCTCCTTCCGCGCCTACAACACCGGCAGCGGCGCCCCGCACACCATCGCCGACGCCGCGACCGCCTTGGCCACCGCGTACGGCGGTTCGGCCCCCCTGATCACCGGCGAGTACCGCTTGGGCGACGTCCGCCACATCACCGCCTCCAGCGCCCGCCTGCGCGCCGAACTCGGCTGGCGCCCGGCCGTGGACTTCACCGACGGCATGACCGAGTTCGCCCGCGCCCCCCAACGCCCGCCGGCAGCACGGGGGTCCGCGGCGCCGACGGAGCCGACCGGGGGCGCGACCGCCGCGCGGGCCTCGGGGGCCGCGACCGCCGCAACCGCCGCGCGGGCCGCGCGGAGCGTCATCACCTCGGCGGGGAGGCCGGCATGA
- a CDS encoding TerD family protein: protein MDRGEVRVKWDPSPLGEPDTDLDIIAGPYEGPYRGPYTDGRSGGAPAYLVHYDSRSPDGTIWLNHDSRTGKGLGWDEVMTLQLGRLSERYGRVVVGVAIQQRPVRRLFARVAGPAYQVVAGYDVLAEGDFAAVADATAASIAEFVRAESGAWEFRPVLRGFDADPDTFARTMGDGLE from the coding sequence ATGGACCGGGGCGAGGTGCGGGTGAAGTGGGACCCGAGCCCGCTCGGCGAGCCGGACACCGACCTGGACATCATCGCGGGGCCGTACGAGGGCCCGTACCGCGGCCCCTACACCGACGGCAGGTCCGGCGGCGCGCCGGCGTACCTGGTGCACTACGACAGCCGGTCGCCCGACGGCACGATCTGGCTCAACCACGACAGCCGGACCGGCAAGGGCCTGGGCTGGGACGAGGTGATGACGCTCCAGCTGGGCCGGCTCAGCGAGCGCTACGGCCGGGTCGTGGTCGGCGTCGCGATCCAACAGCGGCCGGTGCGGCGGCTGTTCGCCCGGGTGGCGGGACCGGCGTACCAGGTGGTCGCGGGCTACGACGTGCTGGCCGAGGGCGACTTCGCCGCGGTGGCCGACGCGACGGCCGCCTCGATCGCGGAGTTCGTCCGCGCGGAGTCCGGCGCGTGGGAGTTCCGGCCGGTGCTGCGCGGCTTCGACGCCGACCCGGACACGTTCGCCCGCACGATGGGCGACGGCCTGGAGTGA
- a CDS encoding class I SAM-dependent methyltransferase — MSALAPHASAAAARAGGRDGRDGTDGREEHAHHDEPNGPPERDGWSRADPWTRALRTGRGPLFLHRGDGWLLPLEVERWCAEPDAADLTVLARCRGSVLDIGCGPGRLVGSLAARGVPVLGIDVSAEAVRRTARSGGPALVRSVFDPLPGEGRWDTVLLMDGNIGIGGDPAALLARAAGVLAPHGVLLVEAAPHGVPRDLEEYLDVRLHDGAGAHGAPFPWARLGLAALVRLAEAAGLTAAATWTTAARTFAALTRTADGAGAA; from the coding sequence GTGAGCGCCCTCGCACCGCACGCCTCGGCCGCGGCAGCGCGCGCCGGCGGGCGGGACGGACGCGACGGGACGGACGGACGCGAGGAGCACGCGCACCACGACGAGCCGAACGGGCCGCCGGAGCGCGACGGTTGGAGCCGCGCCGACCCGTGGACGCGCGCGCTGCGCACCGGCCGCGGGCCGCTGTTCCTGCACCGCGGCGACGGCTGGCTGCTGCCGCTGGAGGTCGAGCGCTGGTGCGCCGAGCCGGACGCCGCCGACCTGACCGTGCTGGCGCGCTGCCGGGGCAGCGTGCTGGACATCGGCTGCGGACCCGGCCGCCTGGTCGGTTCGCTGGCCGCGCGCGGCGTCCCGGTGCTGGGGATCGACGTGAGCGCCGAGGCCGTACGCCGCACCGCGCGCTCCGGCGGGCCCGCGCTGGTCCGCTCGGTGTTCGACCCGCTGCCGGGCGAGGGCCGTTGGGACACCGTGCTGCTGATGGACGGCAACATCGGCATCGGCGGCGACCCGGCCGCCCTGCTCGCCCGCGCGGCCGGCGTGCTCGCGCCGCACGGCGTGCTGCTGGTCGAGGCCGCTCCGCACGGTGTGCCGCGCGACCTGGAGGAGTACCTCGACGTCCGGCTGCACGACGGGGCCGGGGCGCACGGCGCGCCCTTCCCCTGGGCCCGGCTGGGGCTGGCGGCGCTGGTCCGGCTCGCGGAGGCCGCGGGCCTGACCGCCGCGGCCACCTGGACGACCGCGGCGCGCACGTTCGCCGCGCTGACCCGCACCGCGGACGGCGCCGGCGCCGCGTGA
- a CDS encoding sulfotransferase, with protein sequence MRQNAVRLTKSAAVALPPVRRLIEQRDRLIRQRDELRVRCEGYRAERDALARLGAMREAAAAGAGAPARAGVGAGVGAGASDGAPARDADRFGYLFLLTYGRSGSTLLQNLLSTAPGVLIRGENQGVLYHLCQYHSRVLHHRDRLAPNAPLPSTHPWWGIDGYPEQYALDALRHLVLDTLIRPLPDSRVVGFKEIDWPSGALPGYVSFLRAVFPGARFVVNTRDLEATSRSKWWARRPDAAEHLAGLERQLLDVAEELGDDAFRVHYDDYCADHDALRPLFDWLDAPFDRDLVDAVMTLRHSY encoded by the coding sequence ATGAGGCAGAACGCGGTGCGGCTGACGAAGAGCGCGGCGGTCGCGCTGCCGCCGGTGCGGCGGCTGATCGAGCAGCGCGACCGGCTGATCCGGCAGCGCGACGAACTGCGCGTGCGCTGCGAGGGGTACCGGGCGGAGCGGGACGCGCTGGCGCGGCTCGGCGCGATGCGGGAGGCGGCGGCAGCGGGCGCCGGCGCGCCGGCGAGGGCGGGTGTGGGTGCGGGTGTGGGTGCGGGCGCCTCCGACGGCGCGCCGGCCCGCGACGCGGACCGCTTCGGCTACCTCTTCCTGCTGACCTACGGCCGCTCCGGCTCCACCCTGCTGCAGAACCTGCTGTCCACCGCGCCGGGAGTGCTGATCAGGGGCGAGAACCAGGGCGTCCTGTACCACCTGTGCCAGTACCACAGCCGGGTGCTGCACCACCGCGACCGGCTCGCGCCCAACGCCCCGCTGCCGTCCACCCATCCGTGGTGGGGCATCGACGGCTACCCGGAGCAGTACGCCCTGGACGCGCTGCGGCACCTGGTCCTGGACACGCTGATCCGCCCGCTGCCCGACTCGCGCGTGGTCGGCTTCAAGGAGATCGACTGGCCCTCGGGCGCGCTGCCCGGCTACGTCTCCTTCCTGCGCGCGGTCTTCCCGGGCGCCCGGTTCGTCGTCAACACCCGTGACCTGGAGGCGACGTCACGCAGCAAGTGGTGGGCGCGCCGCCCGGACGCGGCGGAGCACCTGGCCGGTCTGGAGCGCCAACTCCTCGACGTGGCCGAGGAGCTGGGCGACGACGCCTTCCGCGTCCACTACGACGACTACTGCGCGGACCACGACGCGCTGCGTCCCCTGTTCGACTGGCTCGACGCGCCCTTCGACCGCGACCTCGTGGACGCGGTGATGACGTTGCGGCACTCGTACTGA
- a CDS encoding molybdopterin-dependent oxidoreductase has translation MRLPAGPWRSPIRGPWLTSVFGVVLLVGLPVVFVTGLLSYAAYNPDLSAVNDKTPGKGLLGFYLFAWPTHPYWLYRVTQGVHVTLGVVLVPVLLAKLWSVAPKLFTMPPVRSAAHALDRLSLLLLVGGGLFEFVTGLLNAQLDYLFPGSFYPLHFYGAWVFAGALAAHVALRLPRTVRALRSRDFRAELRTPTARTRPEPPDDSGLVSAHPAAPTTSRRGALGMVGLGSLALFAVTAGQSIGGPLRRTALLAPHGRDPGSGPNGFPVNKSAATAHVRPQDTSEGWRLTVRGAGAGDPVTLTLDQLRQLPQHRVALPIACVEGWSTENQHWEGVRLRDLARLAGYGDGDGAEPPGVFVESVQLAGSFRAVALRANQVRDPRSLLALRVNGAVLSHDHGYPARIIVPNAPGVMNTKWVRRLTFGAHTFGERA, from the coding sequence CTGCGGCTGCCCGCCGGCCCGTGGCGCAGTCCGATCCGCGGTCCGTGGCTGACCTCGGTCTTCGGGGTGGTGCTGCTGGTCGGACTGCCGGTGGTGTTCGTGACCGGCCTGCTGTCGTACGCCGCGTACAACCCCGATCTGTCGGCCGTGAACGACAAGACGCCCGGCAAGGGCCTGCTCGGGTTCTACCTGTTCGCATGGCCGACCCACCCGTACTGGCTGTACCGGGTCACGCAGGGCGTGCACGTGACGCTCGGCGTGGTGCTGGTGCCGGTGCTGCTGGCGAAGCTGTGGTCGGTCGCGCCGAAGCTGTTCACCATGCCGCCGGTGCGCAGCGCCGCGCACGCGCTGGACCGGCTGTCGCTGCTCCTACTGGTCGGCGGCGGGCTCTTCGAGTTCGTCACCGGCCTGCTCAACGCGCAGCTCGACTACCTCTTCCCCGGCTCGTTCTACCCGCTGCACTTCTACGGCGCCTGGGTGTTCGCCGGCGCGCTCGCCGCACACGTGGCGCTGCGGCTGCCGCGTACCGTACGGGCCCTGCGCAGCCGGGACTTCCGCGCCGAGCTGCGCACGCCGACCGCGCGCACCCGGCCGGAACCGCCGGACGACAGCGGGCTGGTGTCCGCGCACCCGGCCGCGCCGACGACCTCCCGGCGCGGCGCGCTCGGCATGGTCGGCCTCGGCTCGCTCGCGCTGTTCGCGGTGACCGCGGGGCAGAGCATCGGCGGGCCGCTGCGGCGCACCGCGCTGCTCGCGCCGCACGGCCGCGACCCGGGCTCCGGCCCGAACGGCTTCCCGGTCAACAAGAGCGCGGCGACCGCGCACGTCCGGCCGCAAGACACCAGCGAGGGCTGGCGGTTGACGGTACGCGGCGCCGGCGCGGGCGACCCGGTCACGCTCACGCTCGACCAGCTCCGGCAACTCCCACAGCACCGCGTGGCGTTGCCCATCGCCTGCGTCGAGGGCTGGTCGACGGAGAACCAGCACTGGGAGGGCGTGCGGCTGCGCGACCTCGCCCGACTGGCGGGCTACGGCGACGGCGACGGCGCCGAGCCGCCGGGGGTGTTCGTGGAGTCCGTCCAACTCGCCGGCTCCTTCCGCGCGGTGGCCCTGCGCGCCAACCAAGTACGCGACCCGCGCTCGCTGTTGGCGCTGCGCGTCAACGGCGCGGTGCTGTCCCACGACCACGGCTACCCGGCCCGGATCATCGTCCCGAACGCGCCGGGCGTGATGAACACCAAGTGGGTACGCCGCCTCACCTTCGGAGCACACACCTTCGGGGAGCGGGCATGA
- a CDS encoding lysozyme — MHHRPSPRPRPPATRPLLGFGAVLGAILATLTALLAAPAQARGAGDAIGVPRTHTGLAHPERDWLGSSVAAHEGRSTGGDSVTAAASSVPRTPGFDVSNWQGKVDWNAAYKKGARFAYIKATEGTTYKDPTFNANYTNSYYAGFIRGAYHFARPDSSGGKAQADYFVSHGGGWSKDGKTLPPLLDIEYPEGAACYGLSQSQMRGWISAFLTEVHAKTTRWATIYTTTAWWKKCTGNTSLYSANHPLFIARYASTPGTLPGWPFYSFWQHADSGTFPGDQDYFNGPISGLRNLANNE, encoded by the coding sequence ATGCACCACCGTCCCTCCCCGCGTCCGCGCCCGCCGGCGACGCGTCCGCTGCTCGGATTCGGCGCGGTCCTCGGCGCGATCCTCGCCACGCTGACCGCGCTGCTCGCCGCGCCCGCCCAGGCGCGGGGCGCCGGCGACGCGATCGGCGTCCCGCGCACCCACACCGGACTCGCCCACCCCGAGCGCGACTGGCTGGGCTCGTCCGTCGCCGCCCACGAGGGCCGCTCGACCGGCGGCGACAGCGTGACCGCCGCGGCGAGCAGCGTCCCGCGCACCCCCGGCTTCGACGTCAGCAACTGGCAGGGCAAGGTCGACTGGAACGCCGCGTACAAGAAGGGCGCCCGGTTCGCGTACATCAAGGCGACCGAGGGCACCACGTACAAGGACCCGACCTTCAACGCGAACTACACCAACTCCTACTACGCCGGCTTCATCCGCGGCGCCTACCACTTCGCCCGCCCGGACAGCTCCGGCGGCAAGGCCCAGGCCGACTACTTCGTCTCGCACGGCGGCGGCTGGTCCAAGGACGGCAAGACGCTGCCGCCGCTGCTGGACATCGAGTACCCGGAGGGCGCGGCCTGCTACGGGCTCAGCCAGAGCCAGATGCGCGGCTGGATCAGCGCGTTCCTGACCGAGGTGCACGCCAAGACCACGCGCTGGGCGACGATCTACACGACCACCGCGTGGTGGAAGAAGTGCACCGGCAACACCTCGCTCTACTCGGCCAACCACCCGCTGTTCATCGCGCGCTACGCCTCCACGCCCGGCACCCTGCCGGGCTGGCCCTTCTACTCCTTCTGGCAGCACGCCGACTCCGGCACCTTCCCCGGCGACCAGGACTACTTCAACGGCCCGATCTCGGGTCTGCGGAACCTCGCGAACAACGAGTGA
- a CDS encoding type II toxin-antitoxin system PemK/MazF family toxin: protein MTTFTADDHAEFPGASGPYATTEADPDAVGPVRTAYAPAHDGDPDPGEIVWTWVPFEENDGRGKDRPVLVVAREAAGTLLAVQLSSKRHDDDREWVAIGSGPWDRAGRDSWVALDRVLRLHEQGMRREACALDRGRFDLVVGRLRELYGWR, encoded by the coding sequence GTGACGACCTTCACTGCTGACGACCACGCGGAGTTCCCGGGCGCGAGCGGCCCGTACGCCACCACCGAGGCCGATCCGGACGCGGTGGGGCCGGTGCGCACCGCCTACGCGCCGGCCCACGACGGCGACCCGGACCCGGGCGAGATCGTGTGGACCTGGGTGCCCTTCGAGGAGAACGACGGCCGGGGCAAGGACCGCCCGGTCCTCGTCGTCGCGCGCGAGGCCGCCGGCACGCTGCTCGCCGTGCAGCTGTCCAGCAAGCGCCACGACGACGACCGCGAGTGGGTCGCGATCGGCTCGGGGCCGTGGGACCGCGCGGGCCGCGACTCGTGGGTGGCGCTGGACCGGGTGCTGCGGCTGCACGAGCAGGGGATGCGGCGCGAGGCGTGCGCGCTCGATCGCGGGCGGTTCGACCTGGTGGTCGGCCGCCTCAGAGAGCTGTACGGCTGGCGCTGA
- a CDS encoding N-acetylmuramoyl-L-alanine amidase, translating to MRPDPVRAPAALLALAFLATCCAPARPAHDAHGGTVALRPASLRPVIVGRAAWHADEKAVHGKPLYDHHVRAVFVHHTDNPNGYDCRHDVPAMLLAMQERHIHLLDWDDLGYNFVVDKCGTIYEGRGGGVDRDVRGAHTEGFNTDTVGIAALGSFGAGEPVPAPMLQAIAEIAAWKLDRDVDPAGRVRLVSSNDQSRYPKGTAVELNAVSGHRDVYETTCPGDALYAALPWIRATAARLRRQVTLAAVN from the coding sequence ATGCGGCCCGACCCGGTGAGGGCGCCCGCCGCCCTCCTGGCGCTGGCCTTCCTCGCGACCTGCTGCGCACCCGCCCGCCCCGCGCACGACGCGCACGGGGGCACGGTGGCGCTGCGCCCCGCCTCGCTGCGCCCGGTGATCGTCGGCCGGGCGGCCTGGCACGCGGACGAGAAGGCGGTGCACGGCAAGCCGCTCTACGACCACCACGTGCGGGCGGTCTTCGTGCACCACACCGACAACCCGAACGGCTACGACTGCCGGCACGACGTCCCGGCGATGCTGCTGGCCATGCAGGAGCGGCACATCCACCTGCTGGACTGGGACGACCTCGGCTACAACTTCGTCGTCGACAAGTGCGGCACCATCTACGAGGGCCGCGGCGGCGGTGTGGACCGCGACGTGCGCGGCGCGCACACCGAGGGCTTCAACACCGACACCGTGGGCATCGCCGCGCTCGGCAGCTTCGGCGCGGGCGAGCCGGTGCCGGCGCCCATGCTGCAGGCGATCGCCGAGATCGCCGCGTGGAAGCTGGACCGGGACGTCGACCCGGCCGGCCGGGTCAGGCTGGTCTCCAGCAACGACCAGAGCCGCTACCCCAAGGGCACCGCCGTCGAGCTGAACGCCGTCTCGGGCCACCGCGACGTCTACGAGACGACCTGCCCCGGCGACGCGCTCTACGCGGCGCTGCCGTGGATCCGCGCGACGGCCGCGCGGCTGCGCCGGCAGGTCACGCTCGCGGCGGTGAACTGA
- a CDS encoding S53 family peptidase produces the protein MVAAASLAVVAGSLVLAAPSQASAACAARTIAGSHPSWATPSADAGAVPAGAEITGTVYLAGQDAAGLTRYATAVSDPSNAAYGAFLTPAQYQARFGATPAQIAAVQKWARDSGLTVVSTTDHAIQVRGTNAAITKAFGTSVHNYRVAGALRHAPSSDVVVPASVSTAILGVTGLTSVGSNVARPDSVKVSTAARPAGATANGAKAASLAASPADGLPTVSTCSDYWGQKIAKGAPAGYTDKNVPFDQCSFYPSQLRKAYGISASGLTGKGATIAIVDAYGSSTMESDANTYATNHGDKAFRPGQYREVVDPTQWTNQDLCGGPEGWAPEEALDVEMAHGLAPDANVVYVGANSCDDTDLLAAITTIVDHHLADVVSNSWGEIMHTTDDLDVTASEIAAYEQVFKQAAVEGIGIGFSAGDCGDSSPLAAATGVNCQADTSRAQANWPDSDPWATSVGGTALGISNKSGSYGFETDMGTLRSNLSADGKSWTPAPPAPFYFGGGGGTSEDFAQPWYQRGVVPGSLSHTLMTGDKSRTAQRVTPDISMNGDLYTSVLVGISDGADYSEAGYGGTSVSSPEFAAVQADVKQALHHAVGFANPSIYARSRVVTDVVDRQAQHSSTPLSSIADFGLVNGTLAVRLVAFGEDTSLNAVRGFDDATGVGSPNLDYFRSFGARR, from the coding sequence GTGGTCGCGGCGGCGTCCCTGGCCGTCGTGGCCGGTTCGCTGGTGCTCGCCGCGCCGTCGCAGGCCTCGGCGGCCTGCGCCGCGAGAACCATCGCGGGCAGCCACCCCTCCTGGGCGACCCCGTCCGCCGACGCCGGCGCCGTCCCGGCCGGCGCCGAGATCACCGGAACGGTCTATCTGGCCGGACAGGACGCCGCCGGGCTGACCCGCTACGCGACCGCGGTCTCCGACCCCTCGAACGCCGCCTACGGCGCGTTCCTCACCCCCGCGCAGTACCAGGCGCGCTTCGGCGCCACGCCCGCGCAGATCGCCGCCGTGCAGAAGTGGGCGCGCGACTCCGGCCTGACCGTGGTGAGCACCACCGACCACGCGATCCAGGTGCGCGGCACCAACGCCGCGATCACCAAGGCGTTCGGCACCAGCGTGCACAACTACCGCGTCGCCGGCGCCCTGCGGCACGCGCCGTCCTCCGACGTGGTCGTGCCGGCCTCGGTGTCCACCGCCATCCTGGGCGTCACCGGCCTGACCTCGGTCGGCTCCAACGTCGCCCGGCCCGACTCGGTCAAGGTGAGCACCGCCGCCCGCCCGGCCGGCGCCACCGCCAACGGCGCCAAGGCCGCGAGCCTGGCCGCGAGCCCCGCCGACGGCCTGCCCACCGTGTCGACCTGCTCCGACTACTGGGGCCAGAAGATCGCCAAGGGCGCGCCGGCCGGCTACACCGACAAGAACGTGCCCTTCGACCAGTGCTCGTTCTACCCCTCGCAGCTGCGCAAGGCGTACGGCATCAGCGCCTCCGGGCTGACCGGCAAGGGCGCGACGATCGCCATCGTGGACGCGTACGGCAGCTCCACCATGGAGTCGGACGCGAACACCTACGCCACCAACCACGGTGACAAGGCGTTCCGGCCGGGCCAGTACCGCGAGGTCGTGGACCCGACGCAGTGGACCAACCAGGACCTGTGCGGCGGCCCGGAGGGCTGGGCGCCCGAGGAGGCGCTGGACGTCGAGATGGCGCACGGCCTCGCGCCGGACGCCAACGTGGTCTACGTCGGCGCCAACTCCTGTGACGACACGGATCTGTTGGCCGCGATCACCACGATCGTGGACCACCACCTGGCGGACGTGGTCTCGAACTCGTGGGGCGAGATCATGCACACCACCGACGACCTGGACGTGACCGCGTCCGAGATCGCCGCGTACGAGCAGGTGTTCAAGCAGGCCGCGGTCGAGGGCATCGGCATCGGCTTCTCCGCGGGCGACTGCGGCGACTCCAGCCCGCTGGCCGCCGCGACCGGCGTCAACTGCCAGGCCGACACCTCGCGCGCGCAGGCCAACTGGCCGGACTCCGACCCGTGGGCGACCTCGGTCGGCGGCACCGCGCTCGGCATCAGCAACAAGAGCGGCTCGTACGGCTTCGAGACCGACATGGGCACCCTGCGCTCCAACCTGTCGGCGGACGGCAAGAGCTGGACGCCCGCGCCCCCGGCGCCGTTCTACTTCGGCGGTGGCGGCGGCACCAGCGAGGACTTCGCGCAGCCGTGGTACCAGCGCGGCGTCGTGCCCGGCTCGCTGTCGCACACGCTGATGACCGGTGACAAGAGCCGGACCGCGCAGCGCGTCACGCCGGACATCTCGATGAACGGCGACCTGTACACCTCGGTGCTGGTCGGCATCTCCGACGGCGCCGACTACAGCGAGGCCGGCTACGGCGGCACGAGCGTGTCCTCGCCGGAGTTCGCGGCCGTGCAGGCCGACGTCAAGCAGGCGCTGCACCACGCGGTCGGCTTCGCCAACCCGTCGATCTACGCCCGCTCGCGCGTGGTCACCGACGTGGTCGACCGGCAGGCCCAGCACAGCAGCACCCCGCTGAGCAGCATCGCCGACTTCGGCCTGGTGAACGGCACGCTGGCGGTCCGCCTGGTCGCCTTCGGCGAGGACACCTCGCTGAACGCGGTGCGCGGCTTCGACGACGCGACCGGCGTCGGCTCGCCGAACCTGGACTACTTCCGGTCCTTCGGCGCGCGCCGCTGA
- a CDS encoding aldo/keto reductase, translated as MQTRRIGTVEVSAIGLGGMPMSIEGRPDEARSIAAIHAALDAGVTFIDTADAYHLKAGEVGHNEELIARALASHDRGRDVLVATKGGHLRPGDGSWTQDGRPEYLKQACEASLKRLGVEAIGLYQFHRPDPRVPYAESVGALAELLDEGKIVQAGISNANPDQIREANEVLGGRLASVQNQFSPAFRSSQPELELCDELGVAFLPWSPFGGITRAGGLGSSFAPFAEVAQAHGVSPHQVCLAWMLALSPVVVPIPGSSRPETARDSAAAADLTLTAAEVERLSAAA; from the coding sequence ATGCAGACCCGTCGTATCGGTACCGTCGAGGTGAGCGCGATCGGCCTCGGCGGCATGCCCATGTCGATCGAGGGGCGGCCGGACGAGGCCCGGTCGATCGCCGCGATCCACGCGGCGCTCGACGCCGGGGTGACGTTCATCGACACCGCGGACGCGTACCACCTGAAGGCCGGTGAGGTCGGACACAACGAGGAGCTGATCGCCAGGGCGCTGGCCTCCCACGACCGCGGCCGGGACGTGCTGGTCGCCACCAAGGGCGGCCACCTGCGGCCCGGCGACGGCTCCTGGACGCAGGACGGCCGGCCGGAGTATCTGAAGCAGGCGTGCGAGGCGTCGCTGAAGCGGCTGGGCGTGGAGGCGATCGGTCTCTACCAGTTCCACCGGCCCGACCCGCGCGTGCCGTACGCCGAGTCGGTCGGCGCGCTCGCCGAGCTGCTCGACGAGGGCAAGATCGTGCAGGCCGGGATCTCCAACGCGAACCCGGACCAGATCCGGGAGGCCAACGAGGTGCTGGGCGGCCGGCTCGCCTCGGTGCAGAACCAGTTCTCGCCGGCCTTCCGGTCCAGCCAGCCCGAGCTGGAGCTGTGCGACGAGCTGGGCGTGGCGTTCCTGCCGTGGAGCCCGTTCGGCGGCATCACCCGGGCCGGCGGCCTCGGCTCGTCCTTCGCGCCCTTCGCCGAGGTGGCGCAGGCGCACGGCGTCAGCCCGCACCAGGTGTGCCTGGCGTGGATGCTCGCGCTGTCGCCGGTCGTGGTGCCGATCCCCGGCTCCAGCCGGCCGGAGACCGCGCGCGACTCGGCGGCCGCGGCCGACCTGACGCTGACCGCGGCGGAGGTCGAGCGGCTGAGCGCGGCGGCCTGA